In the genome of Molothrus aeneus isolate 106 chromosome 5, BPBGC_Maene_1.0, whole genome shotgun sequence, one region contains:
- the MLC1 gene encoding membrane protein MLC1 isoform X1 translates to MTREEGYREEFSYDRMPTLERGKQENGNYIPDIKSSDLQLSKRLHPCFSYKTWIFSLLMGTCLLITSGFSLYLGNIFPSEMDYLRCAAGSCIPSAVVSFAIARNKINVIPNFQILFVSTFAVTTTCLVWFGCKLVLNPSAININFNLILLILLEIFMATTVIISARSTEDCCARKKNAAHDSAIVLSNVSFPARILKSYSVIEVIIGISSVFGGIIALNMDVLVSGPYLSVTFFWILVACFPSAIASHVAAEYPSKCLVEVLIAISSVTSPLLFTASAYLSFSIMQVVDIFKSYPPAVKQSYDVLLLLLMLMLLIQACLTIGTVIQCVNYKTKMKLQDSAWTPSQVKKQEYRTTEVSNNTLKDFDKDKAWKAVVVQMAQ, encoded by the exons ATGACCAGGGAAGAAGGTTACAGAGAAGAATTTAGCTATGACAGGATGCCAACTTTGGAGCGGGGAAAACAAGAGAATGGAAATTATATACCAGATATCAAATCCAGTGACCTTCAGCTGTCAAAGAGGCTGCATCCTTGCTTTAGTTACAAAACATGGATATTTTCTTTGCTGATGGGA ACTTGCCTCCTTATTACTTCTGGATTTTCACTATAtctgggaaatatttttccatctgaaaTGGATTATTTACGTTGTGCAGCAGGTTCA tGTATTCCTTCAGCAGTTGTGAGCTTTGCTATAGCaaggaataaaattaatgtG ATACCAAATTTTCAGATTCTCTTTGTCTCTACATTTGCTGTTACAACGACgtgtttagtttggtttggatGCAAACTTGTCCTCAATCCATCAGCTATAAAT ATAAATTTCAACTTGATTCTACTTATTCTGCTGGAAATCTTCATGGCAACTACTGTGATCATTTCAGCTAGGTCTACTGAAGACTGCTGTGCAAGAAAGAAA AATGCTGCACACGACAGTGCCATTGTTTTGAGCAATGTCAGCTTTCCTGCTCGAATTCTGAAGTCATACTCA GTAATTGAGGTGATTATTGGAATTTCATCAGTATTTGGTGGAATAATTGCTTTGAATATGGATGTTCTAGTCTCAGGTCCATACCTCTCAGTAACATTCTTTTGGATCTTAGTTGCT TGCTTTCCAAGTGCTATTGCAAGTCATGTAGCTGCTGAATATCCAAGTAAATGTCTG GTTGAGGTCCTGATTGCCATTAGCAGTGTTACCTCTCCTTTGTTGTTCACTGCTTCTGCATATTTATCCTTCAGTATCATGCAAGTTGTTGACATCTTTAAAAGTTATCCACCTGCTGTTAAA CAATCCTATGATGTACTCCTGTTGCTTCTGATGTTGATGCTGCTAATTCAGGCATGCCTTACTATTGGAACTGTAATACAGTGTGTGAATTACAAGACAAAAATGAAACTACAAGATTCAGCATGGACACCATCACAGGTTAAAAAACAGGAATACAGAACAACAGAG GTTTCCAATAATACCTTAAAGGATTTTGACAAAGATAAAGCTTGGAAGGCAGTTGTGGTGCAGATGGCTCAGTAA
- the MLC1 gene encoding membrane protein MLC1 isoform X2: MTREEGYREEFSYDRMPTLERGKQENGNYIPDIKSSDLQLSKRLHPCFSYKTWIFSLLMGTCLLITSGFSLYLGNIFPSEMDYLRCAAGSILFVSTFAVTTTCLVWFGCKLVLNPSAININFNLILLILLEIFMATTVIISARSTEDCCARKKNAAHDSAIVLSNVSFPARILKSYSVIEVIIGISSVFGGIIALNMDVLVSGPYLSVTFFWILVACFPSAIASHVAAEYPSKCLVEVLIAISSVTSPLLFTASAYLSFSIMQVVDIFKSYPPAVKQSYDVLLLLLMLMLLIQACLTIGTVIQCVNYKTKMKLQDSAWTPSQVKKQEYRTTEVSNNTLKDFDKDKAWKAVVVQMAQ, translated from the exons ATGACCAGGGAAGAAGGTTACAGAGAAGAATTTAGCTATGACAGGATGCCAACTTTGGAGCGGGGAAAACAAGAGAATGGAAATTATATACCAGATATCAAATCCAGTGACCTTCAGCTGTCAAAGAGGCTGCATCCTTGCTTTAGTTACAAAACATGGATATTTTCTTTGCTGATGGGA ACTTGCCTCCTTATTACTTCTGGATTTTCACTATAtctgggaaatatttttccatctgaaaTGGATTATTTACGTTGTGCAGCAGGTTCA ATTCTCTTTGTCTCTACATTTGCTGTTACAACGACgtgtttagtttggtttggatGCAAACTTGTCCTCAATCCATCAGCTATAAAT ATAAATTTCAACTTGATTCTACTTATTCTGCTGGAAATCTTCATGGCAACTACTGTGATCATTTCAGCTAGGTCTACTGAAGACTGCTGTGCAAGAAAGAAA AATGCTGCACACGACAGTGCCATTGTTTTGAGCAATGTCAGCTTTCCTGCTCGAATTCTGAAGTCATACTCA GTAATTGAGGTGATTATTGGAATTTCATCAGTATTTGGTGGAATAATTGCTTTGAATATGGATGTTCTAGTCTCAGGTCCATACCTCTCAGTAACATTCTTTTGGATCTTAGTTGCT TGCTTTCCAAGTGCTATTGCAAGTCATGTAGCTGCTGAATATCCAAGTAAATGTCTG GTTGAGGTCCTGATTGCCATTAGCAGTGTTACCTCTCCTTTGTTGTTCACTGCTTCTGCATATTTATCCTTCAGTATCATGCAAGTTGTTGACATCTTTAAAAGTTATCCACCTGCTGTTAAA CAATCCTATGATGTACTCCTGTTGCTTCTGATGTTGATGCTGCTAATTCAGGCATGCCTTACTATTGGAACTGTAATACAGTGTGTGAATTACAAGACAAAAATGAAACTACAAGATTCAGCATGGACACCATCACAGGTTAAAAAACAGGAATACAGAACAACAGAG GTTTCCAATAATACCTTAAAGGATTTTGACAAAGATAAAGCTTGGAAGGCAGTTGTGGTGCAGATGGCTCAGTAA